The following proteins come from a genomic window of Nitrospiraceae bacterium:
- the mgtA gene encoding magnesium-translocating P-type ATPase has protein sequence MGEGPFWSTPPDQLIRRLQTIPEGLAGEEARRRQIDYAKTRLRPQRNVNAFLLFLSQFRSPIILILLIAAVISIFLADRSDALIILTIIVVSALLGFWQEYGAAKATASLLALVHVTTEVWRDGKLVEVPSEEIVPGDVVSLSAGSNVPGDGIVLETKDLFVDEATLTGETYPVEKSPATVATATPLSKRSNSLFMGTHVVSGDATALIVHVGKDTEFGRIAHHLKLRPPETDFERGVRRFGYLLLEVTLLLILAIFTINVYLQRPVIESFLFSLALAVGLTPQLLPAIISVNLSHGAKRMAERHVIVKRLASIENFGSMNVLCSDKTGTLTEGKMQLHGALNLDGAVSERVLLYAYLNATFETGFLNPLDEAIRSHRTFDVSGYNKLDEVPYDFLRKRLSILVATATGRLLITKGAVEQILQICTLAEQSDGTTVAMHEVINAVRTRFHDLSRQGYRVLGLATRDMGKLSRIDTSHEATMTFLGLLVFVDRPKAGIAGTIAQLKQLGVSLKIVTGDHHLVAEHVSREVGVDHPRMVTGRDLRGMTDDALRQRVNEVDVFAEVEPNQKDRIILALRKSGNVVGYIGDGINDAPALHAADVGISVDSAVDVAKDAADIVLLEKDLAVLLDGVCEGRVTFANTLKYVFMATSANFGNMFSMAGASLFLPFLPLLPKQILLTNLLTDIPEMTIATDRVDPELINQPRRWDIAFIRKFMLTFGFVSSVFDFLTFGALLWVLQASMEQFRTGWFVESVISASAIVLVIRTRRPFFTSQPGRYLVLATLGIAAATLVIPFLPIAAPFGLAPLPPLFLLLLAAILLGYVITAEVVKRHFYAGARNA, from the coding sequence AGACAGAAGCGACGCCCTCATTATCCTGACCATCATCGTCGTCAGCGCACTGCTCGGCTTCTGGCAAGAATACGGAGCCGCTAAAGCCACCGCCAGCTTGCTGGCGCTCGTTCATGTGACGACTGAAGTCTGGCGGGACGGGAAACTTGTCGAGGTACCGAGTGAGGAAATCGTGCCCGGGGACGTCGTCAGCCTCTCCGCGGGTTCCAACGTTCCCGGCGACGGCATCGTGCTCGAAACCAAGGATCTTTTCGTCGATGAGGCGACCCTGACGGGCGAAACCTATCCGGTCGAAAAATCTCCCGCAACCGTCGCGACCGCCACCCCGCTTTCAAAACGATCCAACAGCCTCTTCATGGGCACCCATGTGGTAAGCGGTGACGCAACGGCTCTCATCGTGCACGTGGGAAAAGATACGGAGTTCGGCCGCATCGCCCATCATCTGAAACTGCGGCCACCCGAGACGGACTTTGAGCGAGGCGTCCGCCGCTTCGGGTACCTGCTGCTCGAGGTCACACTCCTTCTCATCCTGGCTATCTTCACCATCAACGTCTATCTTCAACGTCCGGTGATCGAGTCCTTCCTCTTCTCATTAGCGCTCGCTGTGGGGCTCACCCCTCAACTCCTACCGGCCATTATCAGTGTGAATTTATCGCACGGCGCAAAACGTATGGCCGAGCGGCATGTTATCGTCAAACGGCTCGCGTCGATCGAGAACTTCGGCAGCATGAACGTCCTCTGTTCCGACAAGACCGGCACGCTCACCGAAGGGAAAATGCAGCTCCATGGAGCTCTGAATCTCGACGGTGCTGTAAGCGAACGCGTGCTCCTCTACGCCTACCTCAATGCGACCTTCGAAACCGGCTTTCTGAACCCTCTGGACGAAGCGATTCGATCACATCGCACGTTCGATGTGTCCGGTTATAACAAACTCGATGAAGTGCCCTATGACTTTCTGCGCAAGCGCCTCTCCATTCTCGTGGCTACGGCAACCGGCCGCCTCCTGATCACCAAAGGAGCCGTCGAACAGATCCTGCAGATTTGTACGCTGGCCGAGCAATCAGATGGCACGACGGTCGCGATGCATGAGGTCATCAACGCAGTTCGAACCAGATTTCACGATCTGAGCCGGCAAGGATACCGAGTGCTCGGCCTCGCCACACGCGATATGGGGAAACTTTCACGGATCGACACGAGTCATGAAGCCACCATGACGTTTCTCGGACTCCTCGTATTCGTTGATCGGCCGAAAGCCGGAATCGCCGGTACCATCGCACAGCTGAAACAGCTCGGCGTCTCGCTCAAGATCGTGACCGGTGATCATCACCTCGTCGCCGAGCATGTCAGTCGGGAGGTAGGAGTGGACCATCCACGGATGGTCACAGGACGGGATCTCCGAGGCATGACGGACGACGCCCTCCGGCAACGCGTCAATGAAGTGGATGTATTCGCGGAAGTCGAGCCCAATCAGAAGGACCGCATTATTCTCGCCTTGAGAAAATCCGGGAACGTCGTGGGCTACATCGGCGACGGGATCAACGACGCCCCGGCCCTCCATGCAGCAGACGTCGGAATCTCCGTCGACAGCGCCGTGGACGTAGCCAAGGATGCGGCGGACATCGTCCTGCTCGAGAAAGATCTCGCCGTGCTTCTCGATGGCGTCTGCGAAGGGCGCGTCACGTTTGCCAACACGTTGAAGTACGTCTTCATGGCAACGAGCGCCAATTTCGGAAACATGTTCAGCATGGCCGGCGCGTCTCTCTTCCTGCCGTTTCTCCCGCTCTTGCCAAAACAGATTCTGCTCACGAATCTCTTGACCGACATTCCTGAGATGACGATCGCGACTGACCGCGTCGATCCTGAACTCATCAATCAGCCACGGCGGTGGGACATCGCTTTTATTCGGAAGTTCATGTTGACTTTTGGCTTCGTCAGTTCCGTCTTCGACTTTCTGACGTTCGGCGCACTACTCTGGGTTCTTCAGGCCTCGATGGAGCAATTTCGGACCGGCTGGTTCGTGGAATCGGTCATTTCAGCTTCTGCAATCGTTCTCGTGATTCGAACGAGGCGCCCGTTCTTCACCAGCCAACCGGGACGCTATCTCGTGTTGGCCACCCTCGGCATCGCCGCGGCGACCTTGGTGATCCCTTTTCTGCCGATTGCCGCGCCCTTCGGTTTGGCCCCCCTGCCTCCCCTCTTCCTTCTGTTGCTGGCGGCTATCTTACTCGGCTATGTGATCACAGCCGAGGTGGTGAAACGACATTTTTACGCCGGGGCACGGAACGCGTGA